In Chitinophaga sp. HK235, a single window of DNA contains:
- a CDS encoding S9 family peptidase, protein MRKIIRLSLILLGFLGVVSLYANFLHPLFFFGKKPLVNTNSAFLAKGRDIAFTSGDVTLKGKIFTKAPQGAKVPLIVFCVGSGPNSSHATSYARMLDTMFLQNLPMDSIALLCFDKRGIGESDGDWYNASFEQRAADAKAAADYGATLPFVDPKRIIIVGHSQGGWIVQLALAQYPETFVGGISMAGPVFSVRRQLVNDRSSSLACHGMDTVSAIKKAEWEVSRDITFSMLFPFMENWKQLQVIKDFEPAPYLKKIKTPILLLWGSQDPLVSPQWCREALAANFPQGLPANFDTLTITGANHGFKIAGCCYEGSYAQVPYAAACKVAMLSWIRKKFL, encoded by the coding sequence GTGAGAAAAATTATCAGATTATCCCTTATCCTGCTGGGCTTCCTGGGGGTCGTTTCCCTCTACGCCAATTTTTTACATCCCCTGTTTTTCTTTGGTAAAAAGCCGTTGGTAAACACCAACAGCGCCTTCCTTGCCAAAGGAAGGGACATCGCCTTCACCAGCGGAGATGTCACGCTGAAAGGCAAAATTTTTACCAAGGCCCCCCAGGGTGCGAAAGTGCCGCTGATCGTCTTTTGCGTAGGTTCCGGTCCCAATTCTTCCCATGCCACCAGCTATGCCCGCATGCTGGATACTATGTTCCTGCAAAATCTCCCGATGGATAGTATCGCGTTACTCTGTTTTGATAAACGGGGTATTGGTGAGTCGGATGGTGACTGGTACAACGCCTCCTTTGAGCAAAGAGCCGCAGATGCCAAGGCTGCAGCCGATTACGGTGCTACACTTCCTTTTGTGGACCCTAAACGTATCATTATTGTGGGGCACAGTCAGGGTGGCTGGATTGTGCAACTGGCATTAGCCCAATATCCGGAAACATTTGTGGGTGGTATTTCTATGGCTGGACCTGTATTCAGCGTACGCCGGCAACTGGTGAATGACCGTTCCAGCTCCCTCGCCTGTCATGGTATGGACACTGTATCGGCCATTAAAAAAGCGGAATGGGAGGTCAGCCGGGATATTACATTTTCAATGCTTTTCCCTTTCATGGAAAACTGGAAACAGCTTCAGGTGATCAAGGATTTTGAACCGGCACCTTATCTGAAAAAAATAAAAACGCCTATATTGTTACTTTGGGGCTCACAGGACCCGCTGGTAAGTCCGCAGTGGTGTCGGGAAGCATTAGCCGCCAATTTCCCACAGGGCCTGCCGGCCAACTTTGATACACTCACCATAACCGGCGCCAATCATGGCTTTAAAATAGCCGGATGCTGTTATGAAGGTTCTTATGCCCAGGTGCCCTATGCTGCAGCATGTAAAGTGGCTATGCTCAGCTGGATACGAAAAAAATTTTTGTGA
- the cas6 gene encoding CRISPR-associated endoribonuclease Cas6, translating to MRLLLPVTKSKATIYFHQHQVFLTGALHKWIGFKNDVHGQLSLHSFSWLQNVDITREGLRTRDDSYFFINAYDTALIKKIVRGIQEDPTICIGVSVTDIHIEETPVFPSKKQFYPASPVFVKKYLDRKNEKHVMYTDPEAATCLTTVLQRKLRQAGLSDQGVSVSFDTTYPKASTKLIAYKMVNNKANLCPVVVEGTPEQVAFAWEVGVGNCTGIGFGALK from the coding sequence ATGCGACTATTGCTACCAGTAACTAAAAGCAAAGCCACCATTTATTTTCATCAGCATCAGGTATTCCTTACCGGGGCCCTTCATAAATGGATAGGCTTTAAAAATGATGTCCATGGCCAGTTAAGCCTGCATAGCTTTTCATGGTTGCAAAATGTAGATATCACCAGAGAAGGGCTGCGGACAAGAGACGATTCCTATTTTTTTATCAATGCTTATGATACCGCCCTGATTAAAAAAATTGTGCGTGGTATTCAGGAAGATCCTACTATTTGTATAGGTGTATCCGTAACGGATATTCATATTGAAGAAACGCCCGTGTTCCCTTCTAAAAAACAGTTTTATCCGGCTAGTCCGGTATTTGTAAAGAAATACCTGGATCGCAAAAATGAGAAACATGTTATGTATACAGATCCTGAAGCTGCTACCTGCCTGACCACTGTATTACAGCGAAAGCTAAGGCAGGCAGGCTTATCCGATCAGGGAGTTTCCGTTTCTTTTGATACTACTTACCCTAAGGCCAGTACGAAATTAATTGCTTACAAAATGGTCAATAATAAGGCGAACTTATGTCCTGTAGTGGTAGAGGGTACGCCTGAACAGGTGGCATTCGCCTGGGAAGTAGGAGTGGGCAACTGTACTGGAATTGGTTTCGGAGCATTAAAATAG
- a CDS encoding SDR family oxidoreductase, which translates to MKQTKVLILGAGGAIAHHVIQFLQHHENIHLTLFLRKKSHLKGIKGPNINIVEGDVLHRSQLNEAMKDQDIVYANLAGSLDKMARQIVEAMEKNGVRRLIFVTSLGIYNEVPGPFGKWNDSMIGNSLAPYRKAADIIETADLDYTVVRPAWLTDNDEVDYELTQKGEDFKGTEVSRKSVAAYIADLIQHPRKNVKASVGIDKPGTEGDKPSFY; encoded by the coding sequence ATGAAACAGACAAAAGTGCTGATATTGGGCGCAGGCGGTGCGATTGCCCATCATGTTATTCAGTTTCTTCAGCATCATGAAAACATCCACCTTACACTATTCCTGAGAAAAAAAAGTCATTTAAAAGGGATCAAAGGCCCCAACATCAACATCGTGGAAGGAGATGTATTGCATCGTAGCCAGTTGAATGAGGCCATGAAAGATCAGGATATCGTGTACGCCAACCTGGCGGGGAGCTTAGATAAAATGGCCAGACAGATTGTGGAAGCGATGGAGAAAAATGGTGTCAGGCGTTTGATATTTGTTACTTCTCTGGGCATTTACAATGAAGTGCCGGGGCCTTTCGGGAAGTGGAATGACTCCATGATAGGCAACAGTCTGGCCCCTTACAGAAAAGCAGCTGATATCATAGAAACCGCCGATCTGGATTACACGGTGGTAAGGCCCGCCTGGTTAACTGATAACGACGAAGTAGATTATGAACTTACGCAGAAGGGAGAAGATTTTAAAGGCACGGAAGTCTCCAGAAAGAGTGTTGCTGCATATATCGCTGATTTGATCCAACATCCCCGGAAGAATGTAAAAGCGAGTGTAGGCATTGATAAACCAGGCACCGAAGGAGATAAACCCTCCTTCTACTAA
- a CDS encoding DUF5996 family protein has translation MQHTVLTSGQWPVIKFEDWKDTLATVHLWTQIVGKIRLRTMPWLNHSWHVTLYVNPYGLGTGSMPYRDGIFQIDFDFVHHQLVIITSNGEREAIGLRPRTVADFYTTLFEKLQSLNIEVTIYPVPSEIPDAIPFNEDELHQSYDQHQMENFWLALVRMHNVLTRFRASFTGKCSPVHFFWGAFDLAVTRFSGRDAPEHMGAAPNMPTIVMQEAYSKEVSSCGFWPGNEQYPQACFYSYAYPAAPDYGTQPVQPAEAFYSLEMGEFMLPYDVVQQADNPEETLMAFLQSTYEAAANTSHWDRKALECDLSRYEEAYGCYKEG, from the coding sequence ATGCAGCACACTGTTTTAACATCCGGCCAGTGGCCGGTTATCAAATTTGAAGACTGGAAGGATACACTGGCTACTGTACATCTGTGGACACAGATAGTGGGTAAGATCCGCCTCCGGACGATGCCCTGGCTGAACCATTCCTGGCATGTCACACTTTATGTAAATCCGTATGGGCTTGGTACAGGAAGTATGCCTTACCGGGATGGTATCTTTCAGATCGATTTTGATTTTGTCCATCATCAACTGGTGATTATTACCAGCAATGGGGAACGGGAAGCCATAGGCTTAAGGCCCAGAACGGTGGCTGATTTTTATACCACTTTGTTTGAAAAGCTACAGTCGCTGAATATAGAAGTCACGATTTATCCTGTGCCCAGCGAAATACCCGACGCTATTCCGTTTAACGAAGACGAACTGCATCAGTCTTATGATCAGCATCAGATGGAGAATTTCTGGCTGGCGCTGGTCAGGATGCATAATGTGCTGACCCGTTTCCGTGCGAGTTTCACGGGTAAATGCAGTCCCGTTCATTTTTTCTGGGGTGCTTTTGATCTGGCCGTAACGCGGTTTTCAGGGAGGGATGCACCCGAGCATATGGGCGCTGCACCCAATATGCCTACTATTGTTATGCAGGAAGCGTATTCCAAAGAAGTGAGCTCCTGTGGCTTCTGGCCGGGTAATGAGCAGTATCCGCAGGCTTGTTTTTATTCCTATGCCTATCCGGCAGCTCCTGATTATGGTACACAGCCGGTACAGCCGGCAGAGGCCTTCTACAGCCTGGAGATGGGAGAGTTTATGTTGCCTTACGATGTAGTGCAGCAGGCCGATAACCCCGAAGAGACATTGATGGCCTTTTTACAGTCCACCTACGAAGCTGCCGCCAATACAAGCCACTGGGACCGTAAAGCCCTGGAATGTGATCTGTCAAGGTATGAAGAGGCTTATGGTTGTTATAAGGAGGGGTAG
- a CDS encoding acyltransferase family protein: MDKRTSWIDNLRTFITVLVVAHHSSLAYTTFAYFDRDAYIRSTHPVVDAARSRGLDIFEDFNDVFFMSLMFLISGIFVYRSLLNKGAAVFVRDRFYRLFIPFVVGVTVLMLCAYYPSYYLAHGTHDLQAYVVDFFTVEAWPVGPPWFIWVLFVFNLVVVIIFPLLKDRIIQWSAGLATLRQHPVKLLLYWYLFTWVLYVPLALVIDAGYWTGIGPFDFQVGRVLLYFGYFFLGILIGAPGVNNGLFTEGAVFVKKWWCWLLAALGVYAALKLSEAPLTGMLKRGELSLQQATLIYRSIWTLSCTFSCIASLTIFKRLLNYSGRWWQSLSANAYGIYLVHYIFVIWCQYLLLGVPLPAWPKFLITTLVSVICSWCVTYIVRKNNLIGKYL, encoded by the coding sequence ATGGACAAGCGAACCAGTTGGATAGATAATTTACGTACATTCATTACCGTATTAGTGGTGGCCCATCATTCCTCCCTGGCCTATACCACCTTTGCCTATTTTGATAGGGATGCCTATATCCGCTCTACCCACCCTGTGGTGGATGCCGCAAGAAGCCGTGGACTGGATATCTTCGAGGATTTTAATGATGTGTTTTTTATGTCGCTGATGTTTTTAATCAGTGGCATTTTTGTGTACCGGAGCCTGTTGAACAAGGGGGCTGCTGTTTTTGTGCGTGACCGGTTTTATCGGTTGTTTATTCCTTTTGTGGTAGGGGTGACTGTGTTGATGCTCTGTGCGTACTATCCGTCTTATTATCTCGCCCATGGCACACATGATCTCCAGGCATATGTGGTAGACTTTTTTACGGTAGAGGCATGGCCGGTAGGACCACCCTGGTTTATATGGGTGTTGTTTGTGTTTAACCTGGTAGTGGTCATTATCTTCCCGCTGTTAAAAGATCGTATCATACAATGGAGTGCAGGATTGGCAACGCTGAGACAACATCCGGTAAAACTGTTGTTGTATTGGTATCTCTTCACGTGGGTGCTGTATGTACCCTTGGCGTTGGTGATAGATGCCGGGTACTGGACAGGCATCGGCCCGTTTGATTTTCAGGTGGGCAGGGTCCTGTTGTATTTTGGCTATTTTTTCCTTGGCATACTCATAGGGGCGCCGGGAGTGAATAACGGATTGTTTACCGAAGGGGCAGTTTTTGTGAAGAAATGGTGGTGCTGGCTGCTGGCCGCTTTGGGAGTATATGCCGCACTCAAGTTGAGTGAGGCGCCACTGACCGGCATGTTGAAGCGGGGGGAATTAAGTCTGCAACAGGCCACACTGATATACAGATCTATCTGGACATTATCCTGCACTTTCAGTTGTATTGCCTCGCTGACTATATTTAAGCGTCTGCTGAACTATAGCGGCAGATGGTGGCAGTCACTGTCGGCCAATGCCTATGGTATCTACCTGGTGCATTACATTTTTGTGATCTGGTGTCAGTATCTTTTGCTGGGCGTGCCTTTGCCGGCATGGCCCAAATTCCTGATTACCACGCTGGTGTCGGTAATATGCAGCTGGTGTGTGACCTATATCGTCAGGAAAAATAATCTCATCGGGAAGTATCTGTAA
- a CDS encoding alpha/beta fold hydrolase: MTHFKKTYLAVLILLFVSHVSVHAQSAAAKGYAAVNGLKMYYEIQGSGEPLLLLHGAYMNIEGPFREMMNVLSRNRKVIVLESQGHGRTGDINRPITYEHMADGGKSQKAGHEPAGLAGNSHPGYPFANPVYFR, from the coding sequence ATGACACACTTCAAAAAAACCTATCTGGCTGTACTGATTTTATTGTTTGTATCCCATGTTTCCGTTCATGCTCAATCCGCTGCTGCCAAAGGGTATGCGGCAGTCAACGGACTTAAAATGTATTACGAGATACAGGGCAGCGGAGAACCCCTCCTTTTATTACATGGCGCCTACATGAACATTGAAGGCCCTTTCAGGGAGATGATGAATGTACTTTCACGTAACCGCAAGGTGATTGTCCTGGAATCACAGGGACATGGCCGCACAGGAGACATCAACCGGCCTATCACATATGAGCATATGGCCGATGGTGGAAAAAGTCAAAAAGCTGGACATGAGCCAGCAGGACTGGCCGGCAACAGCCATCCAGGGTATCCGTTCGCAAACCCTGTTTATTTTCGGTGA